Proteins encoded by one window of Bacillota bacterium:
- the pstA gene encoding phosphate ABC transporter permease PstA yields MRGGLRVGLRIEEILVSGFLYLSVLVIFGGLGAIFGYILYHGLGHVNLEFLLSNPKDMGREGGILPAIVGTGALVGVALAAAAPTGILAAVFLTEYARPGRFVRLIHYGVNTLAGVPSIVFGLFGFIFFVIFLGFGWSILSGGLTLACMILPYTIKATEEAIKAVPRDYREASLSLGATRWQTVARVVLPVAAPGILTGVLLALGKAAGETAAILYTAGSSLHAPTSIMDPTRSLPIHLFILVSEGISFEKAYATASVLIILVLMVNLLAIYLMRTMVAKQRGK; encoded by the coding sequence ATGCGCGGAGGCTTGCGGGTCGGCCTCAGAATCGAAGAGATCCTGGTCAGTGGCTTTTTGTACCTCTCGGTACTGGTGATATTCGGGGGTCTCGGAGCCATTTTCGGCTACATCCTTTATCATGGCCTCGGGCACGTCAACCTCGAATTTTTGTTGTCGAACCCGAAGGATATGGGGCGGGAAGGCGGTATTCTTCCGGCCATCGTGGGCACCGGCGCGTTGGTGGGTGTGGCCTTGGCCGCGGCCGCGCCGACGGGTATCCTCGCGGCTGTCTTTCTCACTGAGTACGCCCGTCCCGGCCGGTTCGTGCGCCTTATACATTACGGGGTGAACACCCTGGCCGGAGTGCCGTCCATTGTGTTCGGCCTGTTCGGCTTCATCTTTTTTGTGATCTTCTTGGGTTTTGGCTGGTCGATCCTTTCCGGGGGCCTGACCCTGGCCTGTATGATTCTGCCTTATACCATCAAGGCCACCGAAGAAGCCATCAAGGCCGTCCCCCGTGACTACCGGGAGGCCAGCCTCTCGCTGGGGGCCACCCGCTGGCAGACGGTGGCCCGGGTGGTGTTGCCGGTGGCCGCGCCCGGCATCCTCACCGGGGTGCTCCTGGCGTTGGGCAAGGCGGCGGGGGAAACGGCGGCGATCCTGTACACGGCCGGCAGTTCGCTCCACGCGCCCACTTCGATTATGGATCCGACACGCAGCCTGCCGATACACCTGTTTATTCTGGTATCCGAGGGCATTTCCTTCGAAAAGGCGTACGCCACCGCCAGCGTGCTGATCATATTGGTTCTGATGGTCAATCTTTTGGCCATCTACCTGATGCGGACCATGGTCGCCAAACAGCGCGGCAAGTGA